Proteins found in one Columba livia isolate bColLiv1 breed racing homer chromosome 11, bColLiv1.pat.W.v2, whole genome shotgun sequence genomic segment:
- the LYSMD2 gene encoding lysM and putative peptidoglycan-binding domain-containing protein 2 isoform X1, whose translation MAESLREEPPGGPESEAELSQRLAHTKARSYGSTASVAAPLAERYVEHRLSAGDTLQGIALKYGVTSSPPCLQSSFSGAPGAAS comes from the exons ATGGCCGAGTCGCTGCGGGAGGAGCCGCCGGGCGGCCCGGAGTCGGAGGCCGAGCTGTCGCAGCGGCTGGCCCACACCAAGGCCCGCTCGTACGGCAGCACGGCAAGCGTGGCGGCGCCGCTGGCCGAGCGGTACGTGGAGCACCGGCTCAGCGCCGGGGACACGCTGCAGGGCATCGCCCTCAAGTACGGCGTCACG AGCTCTCCACCCTGCCTTCAGTCCAGCTTCTCCGGGGCCCCTGGAGCTGCCAGCTGA
- the LYSMD2 gene encoding lysM and putative peptidoglycan-binding domain-containing protein 2 isoform X2, whose product MAESLREEPPGGPESEAELSQRLAHTKARSYGSTASVAAPLAERYVEHRLSAGDTLQGIALKYGVTMEQIKRANKLFTNDCIFLRKTLSIPVISEKPLLFNGLNSLESPENETADSSPSCAEGLVTVQEESSSSPSPQEPDNQPTAPEELSAKDFLQRLDLQIKLSKQAARKLKDDNVREEENEEGPYATSSYHQ is encoded by the exons ATGGCCGAGTCGCTGCGGGAGGAGCCGCCGGGCGGCCCGGAGTCGGAGGCCGAGCTGTCGCAGCGGCTGGCCCACACCAAGGCCCGCTCGTACGGCAGCACGGCAAGCGTGGCGGCGCCGCTGGCCGAGCGGTACGTGGAGCACCGGCTCAGCGCCGGGGACACGCTGCAGGGCATCGCCCTCAAGTACGGCGTCACG ATGGAACAAATAAAGAGGGCAAATAAACTGTTCACTAATGACTGTATATTTCTGAGGAAAACCCTGAGCATTCCTGTTATATCAGAGAAACCGTTACTATTCAATGGACTTAATTCACTGGAGTCTCCTGAGAATGAAACTGCTGACAGCTCCCCTTCTTGTGCTGAAGGACTAGTGACAGTTCAGGAAGAAAGCAGCTCTTCTCCCAGTCCTCAAGAGCCCGACAATCAGCCCACTGCACCAGAAGAACTGTCTGCCAAAGATTTCCTACAGAGGTTGGACTTGCAGATTAAGTTATCTAAACAAGCAGCCAGAAAACTAAAAGATGACAATGTCAG agaggAGGAGAATGAGGAAGGTCCCTATGCAACTTCTTCGTATCACCAGTAG